In Musa acuminata AAA Group cultivar baxijiao chromosome BXJ2-10, Cavendish_Baxijiao_AAA, whole genome shotgun sequence, a genomic segment contains:
- the LOC135624254 gene encoding amino acid permease 3-like — MEEDGIIMAGKMDEELDDDGRPRRTGTVWTASSHIVTAVIGSGVLSLAWAMAQLGWIAGPLALALFALITVYTSSLLADCYRTEDPISGMRNVTYMRAVKSNLGGNKIWLCGLCQYVNLFGVSIGYTITAGLSAAAVSKSNCFHKKGQEAACSISTNVFMVGYGIIQIFLSQLPNFHKLWWLSIVAAVMSFAYSFIAVGLSAARIISGNTRKTSITGTIVGVDVSASQKVWSTFQALGDIAFSYSYSMILIEIQDTLRSPPAENKEMKKASLIGVVTTTTFYMLCGCLGYSAFGNQAPGNILTGFGFYEPYWLIDVGNVCIVAHLVGAYQVYCQPLFAAVETWFARKCPGLQILTHEHPITINKNLGCNINIFRLLWRTTFVVISTVLAMLMPFFNDVLSLLGAVGFWPLTVYFPIEMYISRNHIARSSPKWMLLQSLSFLCFLVSLAAACGSIEGVAQSLQHYSPFTSKT; from the exons ATGGAGGAAGATGGAATAATCATGGCAGGGAAGATGGACGAGGAGCTCGATGACGACGGCCGCCCAAGGAGGACTG GAACTGTGTGGACAGCAAGCTCACATATCGTAACAGCAGTCATCGGTTCTGGTGTGCTATCCTTAGCGTGGGCGATGGCGCAACTTGGTTGGATAGCTGGACCTCTAGCTCTGGCGCTTTTCGCCCTCATCACCGTCTACACTTCCAGTCTTCTAGCAGATTGCTACAGGACTGAAGATCCAATATCTGGGATGAGAAACGTCACCTACATGAGAGCAGTGAAATCCAACTTAG GAGGAAATAAGATCTGGTTGTGCGGACTCTGCCAGTATGTCAACCTCTTCGGAGTTTCCATTGGTTATACGATTACCGCAGGCCTCAGTGCTGC GGCTGTGAGCAAATCTAATTGTTTCCACAAGAAAGGCCAAGAAGCAGCTTGCAGTATCTCCACCAATGTGTTCATGGTCGGGTATGGAATCATTCAGATCTTCCTGTCCCAACTGCCCAACTTTCATAAGCTATGGTGGTTGTCCATTGTTGCAGCAGTGATGTCCTTTGCTTATTCCTTCATTGCTGTGGGTCTCTCGGCAGCCAGAATCATCTCAG GGAACACCAGAAAAACATCCATTACAGGTACGATAGTTGGAGTGGATGTCAGTGCATCTCAGAAGGTATGGAGCACTTTTCAGGCACTTGGAGATATAGCATTTTCCTACTCATATTCCATGATCTTAATTGAAATCCAG GACACCCTAAGATCTCCTCCTGCAGAGaacaaagaaatgaagaaagcaagTTTAATCGGTGTGGTGACAACCACTACATTCTATATGCTTTGTGGTTGCCTAGGTTATTCTGCATTTGGGAACCAAGCTCCAGGAAACATACTAACCGGATTCGGATTTTATGAGCCATACTGGCTAATAGATGTCGGTAATGTCTGCATAGTGGCACATCTAGTTGGTGCTTACCAG GTGTACTGCCAGCCATTGTTTGCTGCAGTAGAGACATGGTTTGCTAGAAAGTGTCCTGGCTTACAAATACTGACTCATGAGCATCCCATCACAATTAACAAAAACCTTGGCTGCAACATTAACATTTTCCGACTGCTGTGGAGGACAACCTTTGTGGTGATAAGCACTGTTCTCGCAATGCTGATGCCCTTCTTCAATGATGTGCTTTCATTACTTGGTGCTGTGGGATTCTGGCCTCTAACAGTGTATTTTCCCATTGAGATGTACATTTCACGAAATCATATTGCAAGGTCTTCACCCAAGTGGATGCTGTTGCAAAGCTTAAGCTTCCTCTGCTTCCTTGTCTCCTTGGCTGCAGCTTGTGGTTCCATTGAAGGGGTGGCACAGTCACTTCAACACTATTCACCATTCACGTCAAAAACATAA